The genomic interval GAATGTTCCTAGTCTTTACAAAGTTCTATTTAGTGTAGTGTATGTCCACATAATTTATGTCAGTTTCCAAACTAAAAAAGCTTGCAAACGTCTACTAAGTTTTCATCCTTGCAAACGTCCATTCATAACATTCAAGATGAGATGTACGACAAAATACAATCCACATTTTAGGGTCTCAGATGCTAATACGCAAAGCCAGACCAGCAGGGAGTCCAGTATAGTAACATATATCATattggtgtatttttttaatgtccAAGGCGTTCAGCGTGAAATTACAGATCAGTAGTCCAGAGCCAACGATTTATTTTGAGCTAATTTTTCGAGCTAAATGAGAATTATCCAAATTCTGTGTTGCAGCGGAAACGTAGATATAATGGAAGTCTTAGCAAAAATTTCATCAGAAATGACTTTTATATTTCGAATAGAATTTCAGCAAAGTTACACTTGGTTCTAAAACATGTTTCTTAATATTTCTGTTCATTCTTTTCTCAAGTCAACTAAACCCCCTTAACACTGCAACTATAGTATCTTCCTATTATATCGCTATAACGCCTATATACAGcactataaataatattaaataaagtctAACTTGCTCAGATTCTATTTAAAGAGGAACGcttacaatatacatatagcTACCATTCAAGCTTCTTCAAGCAATTAAGCTACATATGACTTTTACTGTATTTAGGTAAAACCTTCCAAATTTCTTGCTAACTGTATGTATTGGCTAATAACTGTACAGCAAAAAACTTCCATAATTGCTATCATTTACGGATGGATAGTATTGATTTCAGAAGCGGCATTTCTTGAGTGCAGTAAGTTCTGCTTTACCATTCTAATTCTTTAATAATATGTCTTCGTGACCGTGACggaagaaacaaaacaatatcattcattctttcattcatattCGACTGCGCATTTGGATTCTACCAACCGAAACAAGTCTTGATCAccacaatattttttccaattcaattgatttttctgtatgaAGTTTTTTGGAAGATCTGTTGCTTCGAAACTGAATGCAGTTCAAGATACAATGTTTCCAAAACTGTAACAGTGTATTGTCAAAACAAatctgcaaaacaaacaattaattaaCTGTATTGCATCTCAAACACTATATCTCGAAACCCTTACTACCATAAAGctttaaatgttgttaaatattctaaGTAAAGGATTACTGCAGATATTAACCTGGAACTGCTTACTCTAGCTGACTAAAGGCGTGAACAATAAAGGACGCTCTTACTTCCATCAATTATTACCTAACAATGACGTTATACGTCACGAGACGCTAAAAGACGAAACTAGTGTATTTTGAAAGGGAGTTCCCCTCTAAGTAAAAAGAactctttttttatatctgtGGTATTGAGTAGATTAGACCAACGTGAATGAGACTAGAGTATAGACACTGTAAACATCGTTAGTCACCCCATGCTATGAATATGACTACATAGTTGTGTCCACATAGCCTACCAAATTTGCTTTTCAATACAGACCAAGTAAAATTcgtacaaaaacaaaatatttagcGACAACAGTACTTcgtttattagtttttaatttgttttttttggaacCACGTTTAACTAACTTCTAGTTAAAGTAAGGTacgtggagtaagatggggcatgttttccttctcttttctcgtgccatagtttaataatacaacattattaaactatgctCGTGCCATtagatagtaaacaaacaatttgttCAGAATTATATATCCGTTTCCCCACATCTTTAAAAGCCATGTtcaaaaaaacacgattagaaaatatggaatactatgtgctaacggtatcaaTCATGCCCTACAGTACTGTAATACCTCTCGAATTTACTTTGTACACGTAACAGTCCACGTACGTAACAGTCCTCGAATTTACTTTGTACACGTAACAGTACAAACGGAAACAATATTCAATCCTATCCTGCGTTGCTTTGGTAGGTGGTTTCAGCTTTGGATTTGTAACTACGAGGTAGTGGATTTGAGGTTCATTTGGAAAGAAATCATACTAGCAATTTGTAAGAGCAGAAAACTGTACagaatttacaattttaacaatcTATGcctaaaaatctaaaatctTAAACATGAATAGCGTTTGTAAGATCATATTGTATTCGTTGTCTACGTTCACATGTCACTGTGTCACGTAACCATTACTACTCCCTCTAATATTTTGAATAGAAGCAACTTTCtacaaactttgttaaaatggtaagattttgtgtttttaaagtgTACGAAACATATTTACGCCAAAACAATCTTATTTTTCAGGCTCGCTACTTACAAGAGCATCAAATTGCAGGTTTGTACGTTGAAATTACCCCCAGCAAAATAAGTAGcgttttttacaacaaaaaaacatgttccataCATCTTTAGACTTTATCTaccataatattaatattcatgtaTTATCCTACCCCTGCGTTATTTATTAACCACTATAACCCCTAAAAGTTCATGACCAAGTATCATTGTATGTTGAAGTGCTGTgaggaatgaatgaatgtaacttgctttatcctcgcgtatcCAGAAAACGtcaaaacgacagtagttataatacgagtgttctgtttcatgcatgCAAGCTTTCAAATTACTTTGTGAtggattattttatattttatatattgccATTATAACAAATGCTTTACTATTAGAATATCGAGATTGTTTTAATCTTCAtgatgaaaaacaaaatgggAGGATTATGTGCAGTCAGTTGATCACTGTGATGAGAAAACTAGGAGCATGCCCAACTCAGGGTGAAGTGAAGAAACACCTCGCTTATTTACAGAAAAGTAATCAAATAATACTGTGTGGGGTTCAAACCCTGAATTATAGGGGTTGTATGTATTGGCTATAAGTATCTTGTATCTATAtgatgaaattttaatttttaaaattgtagaaggcaaaatgattaaatttagtttagtttaataaaattgggAGGAACGTAGGACTTTAACCTGATCTCTATATTTCACTGTCACtgatattattaatattatatacattttcattattcatatatttatacttcATGGTGTAACAAATTATCacattgaaaaaaatgctgtaaaacaaaaaatacgtACAGCTCAATGAAATGAATTCTGTATTTTCTTAATCTCAGAACCAAACGAATATATGGATTTTTCCCAATTCCTCACTGTTATGCATAGGCAAACACCAAATGAAAATGTTGCAGATGAAATATCTGCTGCAATGCAggtaagtttaatattatttctattcatttatactttattattatcattttatttacaactttACTCAAGTATTTTTCACCCACCCCACAGCCTGTTTTACGGACTGTTGTTTTAGCgctaattttttgttgttctaATTAATCAGATCTTCGTTACTGTTATCATGTAACAATGATTATGAAGTCATAAATTATTGGATACTTACAGTTAACCAGCCTTGAACATCGAGGGAAAATCCCCAAATCAAGACTTCGTTATATCCTCATGAATACTGGTGAAAAACTCAGCTCACGTGAAGGTAAAATATTCATGACGCAAATCAGAATGTTATTGTAAAGGCACATGTACAGGAAAAATTGTTTCACACaagttaagaataaaaaactcttaggatattttttatgtgtgttttaaacaagaattGTCTTTGTATGTATAAGGAGAACcatgaaataataataaaaaatagtgtGTGTCGTGGACTGTGTTATACAAGAAAAAATGActgcaacaataaaaataatgttaagataaacttgtttaaaatgtagGAAACAttccaaaaattattttgaaacacTGCTAAAAATATTGTGAAACACTGAAATGCTTACCTCCTTTATGTTGCAGTTGATCAAATGTTTAGAGCAGCAAATATTCAGAAGAAAGATTCCATCAATTATCGGGAGTTTGTGCATATGATTATGCAACCAATACCAGATGATTATtaatttggatattttgttacatcatacagaatatttatatcatCATTATCATATAAAACAGGGGTGACTATACTGTATCTCAAGCCATGTTAgggtaaaaagtaaatttaatttctacGTATAGATTTCTCAGTTGTTATCTCATTTAGTGTATATGTGCATGGCTCTTTgcatttgctttttttgtataaaatataaaatttgggGTTTTGTTTGGTCACTCCTGCTACAGTGCTACagaacataatttttttaatttcgcTTTTTTGTAATCATACGCCAAGTGTTACATCACAAAGTGCATTGTTGTGGTTCATtgtcaaataattttatttttatacaaaaataatactttacctttttaattattattttggtgCTACGCAATTAATTGTCCATTACAACAGTGCAAACTATAAAACatagttacgtcataattagaTAAAATAGCACACAGCGAAACAGTTCAGcatatataacaaaatgtGAAAGAAATGCTTGGATGACACATAGTATTTTGCGGAATGATTTAGAAAAATTAGTGTTAAAGCATCagccaatatatatatacagcaaTGCTTTTGAAGTTAGTGTCTACTTCAGTGCTCTTCGACCTTttatgggttggtgaacccctaaagttgttgcgtcgaactcatgcacccctgattgctttaacgtaaaactaatgaagtTTCACAattcccagtgatgcaagatatagaattcatataaaaaattgtaggaaagtggctaaatttgttaaaaaagtttaaaatgaaaaaatattgctgaaaattgttgaagtttgtgatgcacccttgtatacctttttgcactggtgcaccccgggcatattttggtgcaccctagggtgcaccgtgcacaccggttgaagagcactggtctACTTggtgcataaaacacaaattttctggtcagttttaatacaaaaacataacagtccatatatattttcatatatataattatatatatgaaacaactgcctttatttttatgcattttGGTTTAGAACTAAAACCACCTTAAGTGaagtaaaaatatgaaaacggCAAGAGACAATTACATATATgggctgttatgtttgtaattAACGGATTAGGAGCAGAAACACCTCtgggtttaaataaatatttgaagtGGACCAGGTATGGTGCAAGTAAgacaaagcaaaaaaaaatctttacagATAATTAGGAAACAAAACTATCAGCTAAAAGCATTAAAACTACATTAGAAAGTGATTTTGAAAGAAAAACATGGACTTACACAACAATCCTTAGTggtttcattaaaaataaaagtttaactgATCAAAAGTTTACATTGTGACTGCCTGACCGgtcataaaattttaaacttaaaaaatactttttttttaatgttaagaTAAATTGTTACGaggtaataataaaagttttgtgtCACAATTACTTATGGAGAAGATTTCAAAAAAAGATAACACAAGTAATTTTATCCACCATTTTTTATCTAGTTAAACAAGGTCCAATTCACAGAAGGTTGGGATAAATAGAAGAAGGTTGGGATAAAGATTTGCAAATTTAATTGCTCTTATCTCAATTAACCTATTAAAATTCCAGGTTTTAGGAAACCAGCCTTAGTACAATGTATGCTGATCTACAACTCTTGTTATGAGATTGTTTCTACATCTCTTAAAGACTTAAACTCTTCATTGTAGGCCCAATATAAGATAGTTTTACATCTCTTACCAAAAAAGACCAATATGACATTACATCTGTTACCACCATTACCACTGTGAGAGAGCATGACAGCATTTGAgagaataaaagaaaaaggcaattaTAAAAGAAACTTTCAACTAACCTCTACACTACTTCCATTGATATCAGTATTCCTATTATCTGTatcattattattgtttaagttAAGATTCCTTAAATCGTGCGTGATGTCTTGATGGTTAAAACTTGGTTCAGAATTTTGTTCAATTGGAGTCGGTGAAACATTTGGCAGAGTTGTCACAGTTGGTAAGAAATGGgaaacaatattgttttctGTCGTGTTATTTCCCTCACATATTGACGAGAATACATCGTTTAAGTCTTTTAATTGCTTAATAACGTCATCAGAAGTAACTCCCTCTATCATCTCTTTTAATCTAcatacaaattaaaagttaatatttgttaaaactcaTTTCTTTAAACCGAATCTAGTGCTATAAAAacttaacagacaaaaatccaaccaattgtataataaaagatatatattttgcctaaatagCATCGTCAGTGTCCTTTTGTCAGAAGACCTACAGTACAATTACATTATGCCAGCAGACACAGTTTATTCACCGGgtctaaatattttagaaagttttacttttgaactaaacaataacagtttatactatttttgacacaatttttttatcatttaaaacagttcacattttttattttttttagttttggtatgtttttatatcGACCACATTGAAAAACCAATGTAGTAGACACAGTGAATTTCATGACTACAAACCATCCCACTAACCTGGACACATGGTTTCCCATCTCCTGTTGAGTTTGTTGTCTTCCTTCACTCTCACGACCAACCTGTTCCTCAGCATCTTGTATTTGTTGTTGAACTGTTTCGTTATCAAGACGAACCTCAGTCTgggaaaaaaatgtaacttatttatctttgcgtgacaaaaaaatgatagttggtataacacgtgtgttctgtttcacacttTTTtttgcttgcttacaagttaccaagaaTGTAAATTGGTGGCTGAttaattttgatatttttaatgtttggccACAATTTAGACAAATGAGAGAATACTGAAATAAAGCAaatgctgttaagtgtcttgcccaaagatacaAATACACCCACAACGGTAGGAGCCAAACTCTGGTATAGAGGCAAGCCAACCAGTGTGCCACGGCGCTGGGCATAGGAGCACTTGGTGCTTATATCCAACATTAAGGAATgcagaattttttaaacacctGTATTTGCGACATGCTTTCGAATATTTCAGTTTGTCGTCTAGCTTGGTGGTCCATTAAATCCTTGCTTTGAATACCAAGGTTTTGTAAACTTGATCCAATTTGTGGAAGTTTTTCATTAATCCATTCATGCCATTCCACCAATATTCTGGTGATTTATGGGAAGATTACTAACTTTTACTAGTATTTAACTAATATGTCTGATTTGTGAGACAGACATGCTATATTTATGGACACTAGACATATATAGTATGTACAGATTTCCAGGAAAGCTCTTTGAGGTAATAGGGTAAATCTTTGAGGTAATAGCGTAACTCTTGCTTAAATCTAAATCTCTGGTCCAATGGTGCAAAGACAACAGGATAATCTGCTTGAATAGGTGCAACAACCAAGCATTTTAAACGACACTCTTTCCCGCACTTTTACCCGCAGCTTTCTTTAACGAATGTTGTAATATTAGTAAAACGAAAAAATGGTATTGTAACTCACTTTACCTAGGCGAggctgaaaaacgacagtcattataacatggaggttgatatacctcgtgccagggtgatttttttttgggggggggggtttgCTTTGGCGCTggacaaatataatataagaatACAAACTCAAATAGACACAACATACTTAGTGCATTGCATTATCTTGGCAAGCTGCGTGGTGAGTTCTTCAAGGGTTTTCGGAATAAAGTTCATGACTAAGTCTCTCATTGTATGTTGAAGTGCTGTAATCAATGAATAATTGAATTTAACtagctttatcctcgcgtggccgaaaaacaacagtcgatataacacaggtgctctgtttcatacacctatgttactttgttgttgATAATATAGAAGGCGTATGTATATTTAGTAGCATTAAACTTTACTAAGAGGTAAATATTGTTCTATATGATAAGGATCCTGTGGTAAGACATAGCATTGGGATTGAAGCTGGAGGTATCCCATTACTTATTTACCCCCCctactttttaaattgtaagatCAATATTTTTGCGTAaacagttaattttttttcttaaaaaattgcCTGTTTTTGGGgaagaattttaatttgttctaAGGTTGTGGACCTTATACCTGTACATGCACACTACTATGTATTTACCATTCACATCTGTTTCATGATTAGTCCTTATATCTGCCTCTATTTTCCGgatttcatttttaatcaaactgtattttttctttgctTCATTCTCCCTGAaagtaaataatttgttacttgttggttaaaaagtttattacaGAGCTATTTCATTCATAACACATGCCAACATAACATTATAATATGGATCTTATGCAGTAGTGGCCACTAATGAGTTACAGCACCATGGGTGTA from Ciona intestinalis chromosome 2, KH, whole genome shotgun sequence carries:
- the LOC100186781 gene encoding calmodulin-like protein 4, whose translation is MARYLQEHQIAEYRDCFNLHDEKQNGRIMCSQLITVMRKLGACPTQGEVKKHLAYLQKKPNEYMDFSQFLTVMHRQTPNENVADEISAAMQLTSLEHRGKIPKSRLRYILMNTGEKLSSREVDQMFRAANIQKKDSINYREFVHMIMQPIPDDY